DNA sequence from the Malus sylvestris chromosome 10, drMalSylv7.2, whole genome shotgun sequence genome:
gttgggtaccatgaattgattttgcttcacactatcttgatcaagatagtgtgaagcttttgagaatttgtagttgaactcctttgatgaagctcttgttggcaccataaattggttttgcttcacactgtcttgattaagagtgtgtgaagctttctacgagttatagtgtttgcattgttacaaaggagaaatgtttgaagcaaatgtaagagggctgaatagcttgatcttcgtatgccatgcactgaagttgttgttgggttgcaataagactttgttggtgactataactcttgttgggcataagtgctcctgTTACGACCACCCCccaaaataattagaaaacTTGTTATTTCCACCCCcttgtgccacgtgtcaatcatcaaactctccttctttTCTGTTCCCTGTCCCCCACCCCCCgtgacttcttcttcttcttcttctctccctcTCAGCCCTCCCGAAACTCTCTCACTCTCCTgtgcatctctctctccctcaacctCTCTCGTACCTCTTCCCCCTGACTCGCGAGGACCCTAGCATTCCCAGGAGAGGCCTGTGGCGAACCAGGGATCCCTGCACCGCGAGACCGACGGCACGGAGCAAAGCTCCGACGAGTTTTCTCCATTTTTCCCGTCGGGTAGGTCTCAAATCTCACTCTCGTATCTAGTTCTTGGTTGGGTTGTGATTTAGAAACTTGAACCTTACCTTTTTACGTAGGTTGTTGCTTCGGAACGGTCGTGGGTGAGCACACCCACTTTTCCGGTGATCCCGTGCACCCCGAGAGCTTTCCCGGTCACCTCCGACCGAGTTGCGACGTTTGGAAGGTATAAACCTTCTCCTCTCTTCTTGTACTTCACAttcatacctagatcggagctTGAAGCTCCAGTTTTCAGGTGACCGGAGCTGTAGCAGCTCCGACCTTCTCCTTCCCCGCGCGACAGGCCCTCCGGCCTTCCTTTCCTTTCCCGCGGGCCTCCAGCCCGTTTTGTTTAAACCCAGTACCCTAACCcattccctttttatttttagttgtagtttttaaagcCCAAAAGGCCACGGGCCTTAATGTTGAAGGGCCTTGGGCCGGTCAGTTCTTAAGGGCTTAAAGTCCTGTTTCTGTTAGTAAGGCCTAGGGGCCTTGGGCCCGTGCaggctgtgtgtgtgtgtgttttattAGGTATGTTTGGGATAAAGcccaaaccctaattaatttCCATCCTAAATCCTTTTAAATCCTAAAGCCCTAGGTTCCTAAAACCCattaaaaaccctaaacccatccaatcccaaatcccttatttaatttgattcaaaaccaatcttttagaaaatccttttaattatttatacaTTCTTGTTCTTAGGTAAAATTGCTAGTGGAGAAATTCTATATCCTTATTCGCACGACTCGCCTGCTAAGgaatatttgtgagtggaccccttctaaattacatgatttgataatttaatttcataaatgattagcatgcctacagatttataatttgatttatgtgaaacCTGTTGATTAAATATATTGTTTatcgtctcgtgttttggtgAAGAATTAATCattagcctatattgagctatattttaatatttctattttctataaaaaccatgatctGGTAGACTATTTGATAggtgacgataggatgctagaacatgatTTTGAAACCCTCTTTATAGCGTAGACGATTTTCGGTAACCTATGCTATGAAGTGGTATTTATGAGAGACGTaaatatttgtgcgtacctagtagacactatgccgcctggggcaaggatctggtgttggcatgtaggccgggagaaataatccctagcgaaaggctgagggacacggagacaggcattgggccgggagggagttatctctggctacgggcacagagactgaggtgcaggcattgggccgggagttatattcattcagtgatctttctagcagcacaTCGCGTTTACGAGACGATGTATGATACGTTTATTGTTCTGATTTCTGCGAATGATATTTCGCTATACATGgtttttgagatatttggcatgctaggatttttattatatccatcacttattatgctagtagttttcatctatataaactttgggggttagtatcttgataactgttttattattatattatataaacttggtccactcacctttgttttgcgcccccattcaggtcaTAGTAACGAGGATTACAACTGgacgtacgaggcattcccctaccagtagccCTCTATCACCCACTTGTGTGGCATCTTGTAATagtctttcttttttgtaaaactagttTTAGTCTGTGTCTGGTTCACTCTAGACATTTTCTTGAATGTTGTTAATTACTTCTAAACTATGATGTTATTCATGAATATTTTCTTctaatcattactcttgtaatcaattaatggctttcgtcaccttgggtgttggccagcacgtgtctatcctgaTATTCGaaagaatatcagggtcggggcgtgtcagctCCCCTGGTTGAGTTGTaaaacttgagggtttttgattatttgtgaatgctaggagtttaCATGTACACGTTATACCACTCATtttctggttggtggaatgaatggtgagttgctttcatcacttggttggtggtacgaaggtgagttccttcatcacctttcattacatttcatcacctagttggtggcacgaagatgagttctttcttcacctggttgttggcatgagtggcaagttgccaaatgatattagagtacgaattgtacatttcatcacctggttggtggcatgaatgagagtacgggttgtacatttcatcacctggttggtggcatgaagatgagttccttcttcacctggttggtggcatgagtggcaagttgccaaatgatattagagtacgggttgtacatttcattacctggttagtggcatgaagaagagtacgggtggtacatttcattacctagttggtgacatgaagatgagttccttcttcacctggttggtggcatgagtggcaagttgccaaatgatattagaagtacggtttgtacatttcatcacctggttggtggtatgaaggagagtatgggttgtacatttcatcacctgattggtggcatgaagatgagttccttcttcacatttcatcacctggttggtgagaatacgggcaaggtgtcgaggcatattgtagcaagtgtcgaagacacaaagtatgttgaatgATGTTTATGAATGTGTTTGAatatatgatgtttatgtatgaatgtgtttgaatatatgatgtttatgttgattgatatgagtgatgtttatgaatgttttgctatgcatgaagggatccattcttttgatatgtgaaccatgttggttgtaacacttagtatcacatactttgtgtcacagtacgcatgttgaagctctaagTTGGAGTCTCAGGGTAGGTCAACGTAGACCAAATGTTCCAATGCTAGGAACGAAAAAGACTCAGAataagttgtctgaattccctcttctttaaatatttgccgaatggcttgtgtgacaaaagatctcaagcggttgagagtcaaaacatttgtaatgtgtatgccttcttataatagcatttccgtcagcacctagtcctccactttgaaagagtaagGCTTgaccccatagtcataatagtcgacggtacgttcacccctggttgtcttgatacgaactttatCACTCTTGTTGtgatgggcttgctgagagtaaaaatcattcctcttaccaagagacagatacgtttggtgact
Encoded proteins:
- the LOC126584335 gene encoding uncharacterized protein LOC126584335; translated protein: MSWKHSQERPVANQGSLHRETDGTEQSSDEFSPFFPSGCCFGTVVGEHTHFSGDPVHPESFPGHLRPSCDVWKVKLLVEKFYILIRTTRLLRNICHSNEDYNWTYEAFPYQ